The window TCATGAATGATTCCACCGACTTATTTGTGTTTACCGGTTATGCATGAAACACAGAGGAGCAACCTGCTAGTCTGGACATCATGAAGGAGCTGGTAGTTGATCTGAGTGGTCTTTTGGTTATTACTTCCATCCGGTTGAAGATTCACTGAACAAAATTAACTTCAAATCTTTGTATTCCTTTTATCTTAAGCAGCCTGTTCCGGCAAACAACGAGACTTCAGCCTCTTTTAAGTCCTCCCAGGAAGCTGCTGTTGTAGTTAATCCAGCAAAAGTTGCTCCACTGACTGGACCTTATGGTTTATCAGGTGATTTCGCCGGACACTTACCTAGCAGCATCCTCTCTCCTCAAGCACAAGGCTTTTACTATAGAGGTTGGTTTgtgatatatgtatttttagcTTCTCTGATTATTATACTGTATCTATCTTCTGAGGTCTTAGAGTTTGGactttgtgtattggttttGAGGTTTCATATTCTTGCGGTTTGTTTGAGTATAAATACTAGAGGCAATCAAAAGGAGAGAGTAGTATATGCCTTCCTTTACACATGAGTTACTTCTCTAGTTCTTGAACTGAGTATTGGGTCGTTTTGAAGCTAATCCAGATTACTTTCTATGTTGGGGAGCTAGGTTATGAAAACCCCTCTGGCGAATGGGACGAATATTCTTCGTATGTCAATGTTGAAGGATTGGACATCACATCTCCTGTATGTACACCTTACCATCTCTTTTTCAGATTTCTTCTTTAGAACATTTCTAATTGTTCACTATTATTTCTCTGATAAAATCAGGTTGGCTTCAATGAGAATGCTTCTCTGGTCTACCAAACGGGCTACGGATATAACCCTCAAATGCCATATGGGCCATATTCCCCTGCTGCAAGTCCCTTACCTTCTGAGGGGCAGTTGTATTCGCCACAGCAGTTTCCGTTTTCGGGGGCATCACCGTATTACCAGCAGGTAGTTCCTCCTAGCATGCAATATATTACTTCTCCAACTCAGCCCCAGCTCACCAGCCTTGTCGGTGTTGACCAACAAGGTGATAACATTGGACCACGCCCCTCCTACCATCCTCATCCCATTGGACCGTTTAATGGAAACCAGCCAAACCTTGGTTTTCCTGAATGGCAGCAAGGTTTTGACGGGGGGATATGGTCAGATTGGTCCAAGCCTTCTGATATGCACAGGCATTCTTCTTCTATTTCACCAGCTTTATCTCCTCAGCCACTTGGCTCATTTGGAACATTTGGCCAGAACGTTCCCATGGTTAGTTCACTTTTCTTAGCTATTCTTATCTAACACATAGATATCATTGGTCTATTAATGGTTGTATATTGGACTATATGTTGAAAGTGGATACTGTTCTTTTAATTTGTCAGGGATCACAGCGACAAAGATCATTTTACGGTTTTGGATCTGGTTCAAACTCCTATAACAGAGGTTACATGCATAGTGGTGGTCGTGGCCAAGGCTCTAACTATGGAACTAGACTAATTTCTAATGTGGGTATGGGAAACCAAGGCTGGATCGGGGTTGACAACACTAGAGGGCGTGGAAGGGTTAGCGATCTATCTCTGGGTGGTGGCGGTTATAATGGTACCTTTGATATCCTGAACGAGCAAAATCGAGGACCAAGGGCTTCAAAGCCCAAGACTCAGGTCTCAGAGGAGCTTGATTCTGCTGCTGAttctaagaaaaataacaaaggCAGTGCAACGGAACACGAGGAATCCAACAACAGTTCCGATTTTATCACCGACTACGATAACGCCAAGTTGTTCATCATCAAGTCTTACAGTGAAGACAATGTTCACAAGAGCATTAAATACAATGTTTGGGCTAGCACCCCTAATGGCAACAAAAAGCTTGACGCTGCTTATCGTGAGGCCAAGGATGAGAAAGAACCCTGCCCAGTGTTTCTTCTGTTCTCTGTACGTGTCTAATCCTTGATCAAGTgaaataaaaactgaataaaaaaaGATCTGGTTACccagttctcttcttctttctgcaGATTATTTATGGGGTTGTGATTTCAGGTAAATGCAAGTTCTCAATTCTGTGGTGTAGCGGAGATGGTTGGACCTGTTGATTTTGAGAAGAGCGTTGATTACTGGCAACAAGACAAATGGAGTGGACAGTTCCCAGTGAAGTGGCACATTATCAAAGATGTTCCAAACAGTCAGTTCCGCCACATTATATTGGAAAACAATGACAACAAGCCTGTGACTAATAGTCGAGACACCCAAGAAGTAAGTAGTACCATTTTCAAGCTTTCTTGTCCATAAGATACCTCTTTTTAAGCCACACAATAACCACAACCAAAAACTGCAGGTAAAACTGGAACAGGGCATCGAGATGCTGAAGATCTTCAAGAACTACGATGCTGACACGTCAATCTTGGATGATTTCGGGTTTTATGAAGAACGGGAGAAAATTATACAGGACCGGAAGGCAAGAAGACAGCCAAGCTTGCCATCGGTAGGAGTGGTAGCAGGAGAAACAGAACATAAACCTGCATCTGCTGCATTGCCAACAGAGTTCATCAAGAACATGTCTAAAAGTTTTGCACAAGTTGTCCGCTTGGACGAGGGGAGCAAAGAAGCAAGCAAGGCCAGTTCATCTCCAGATGCAATTACAGCAACAGCAGCAGTCTCTTCCGGTCAATCCAACTAGTAAGTAAAAGACATGAAATTAGCAAAGACTTATGTTTTCAATtccataatatatgatattttgtttgttctaaGAAGGTATTCAAATGAAAGTTTTACGTCTGACCGGGTCTGGTTTTTGTGTAAAGTAAGCTTCTTTTTTCGCCCTTTTCTGCTTCCGGGGTCTTTTAGCTAAATTTGATTCATTTCCctcttttcaatgttttttatatataatacccTCACTCTTCTGGGttgattagaagaagaagataatgtaCGAAAGACAATATAATGTTGCTCTTGTAAAGGAAATGCCTCATTTATCTTTGCaggcagt is drawn from Camelina sativa cultivar DH55 chromosome 1, Cs, whole genome shotgun sequence and contains these coding sequences:
- the LOC104777343 gene encoding uncharacterized protein LOC104777343 isoform X2, with the protein product MATTQSHTSDLTYEEQPASLDIMKELPVPANNETSASFKSSQEAAVVVNPAKVAPLTGPYGLSGDFAGHLPSSILSPQAQGFYYRGYENPSGEWDEYSSYVNVEGLDITSPVGFNENASLVYQTGYGYNPQMPYGPYSPAASPLPSEGQLYSPQQFPFSGASPYYQQVVPPSMQYITSPTQPQLTSLVGVDQQGDNIGPRPSYHPHPIGPFNGNQPNLGFPEWQQGFDGGIWSDWSKPSDMHRHSSSISPALSPQPLGSFGTFGQNVPMGSQRQRSFYGFGSGSNSYNRGYMHSGGRGQGSNYGTRLISNVGMGNQGWIGVDNTRGRGRVSDLSLGGGGYNGTFDILNEQNRGPRASKPKTQVSEELDSAADSKKNNKGSATEHEESNNSSDFITDYDNAKLFIIKSYSEDNVHKSIKYNVWASTPNGNKKLDAAYREAKDEKEPCPVFLLFSVNASSQFCGVAEMVGPVDFEKSVDYWQQDKWSGQFPVKWHIIKDVPNSQFRHIILENNDNKPVTNSRDTQEVKLEQGIEMLKIFKNYDADTSILDDFGFYEEREKIIQDRKARRQPSLPSVGVVAGETEHKPASAALPTEFIKNMSKSFAQVVRLDEGSKEASKASSSPDAITATAAVSSGQSN
- the LOC104777343 gene encoding uncharacterized protein LOC104777343 isoform X1; its protein translation is MATTQSHTSDLTYEEQPASLDIMKELQPVPANNETSASFKSSQEAAVVVNPAKVAPLTGPYGLSGDFAGHLPSSILSPQAQGFYYRGYENPSGEWDEYSSYVNVEGLDITSPVGFNENASLVYQTGYGYNPQMPYGPYSPAASPLPSEGQLYSPQQFPFSGASPYYQQVVPPSMQYITSPTQPQLTSLVGVDQQGDNIGPRPSYHPHPIGPFNGNQPNLGFPEWQQGFDGGIWSDWSKPSDMHRHSSSISPALSPQPLGSFGTFGQNVPMGSQRQRSFYGFGSGSNSYNRGYMHSGGRGQGSNYGTRLISNVGMGNQGWIGVDNTRGRGRVSDLSLGGGGYNGTFDILNEQNRGPRASKPKTQVSEELDSAADSKKNNKGSATEHEESNNSSDFITDYDNAKLFIIKSYSEDNVHKSIKYNVWASTPNGNKKLDAAYREAKDEKEPCPVFLLFSVNASSQFCGVAEMVGPVDFEKSVDYWQQDKWSGQFPVKWHIIKDVPNSQFRHIILENNDNKPVTNSRDTQEVKLEQGIEMLKIFKNYDADTSILDDFGFYEEREKIIQDRKARRQPSLPSVGVVAGETEHKPASAALPTEFIKNMSKSFAQVVRLDEGSKEASKASSSPDAITATAAVSSGQSN